A region of Staphylococcus sp. IVB6181 DNA encodes the following proteins:
- the narJ gene encoding nitrate reductase molybdenum cofactor assembly chaperone, whose translation MINLKNFYQFQESIGYFAQQLNFPEKLTFHPKTFDEVFDSRHPAYAEMVEYRERIQSYPLTEIKQLYTDTFDFNKQAPLYMTYNKFDTQKERGQMLAKLKVLYEMFGLQMVDNELSDFLPLMLEFLYAAQWQNDERAEGNIEFIIMVIEDGTYAMLNQLREMDSPYAPLIQALRKTLKLCLQPSEEVTAHA comes from the coding sequence GTGATTAACCTGAAAAACTTTTATCAATTTCAAGAGTCAATTGGTTATTTTGCGCAGCAATTAAACTTCCCTGAAAAGTTGACATTCCATCCTAAGACATTTGATGAAGTTTTCGACAGCCGCCATCCAGCTTATGCTGAGATGGTGGAATATCGAGAACGCATCCAAAGTTACCCGTTGACTGAGATCAAACAACTTTACACAGATACATTTGATTTTAATAAACAAGCACCGCTGTATATGACTTATAACAAATTCGATACGCAGAAAGAACGCGGACAAATGCTCGCAAAGCTGAAAGTCTTATACGAAATGTTCGGACTTCAAATGGTAGACAATGAACTCTCTGACTTCTTGCCTTTAATGCTGGAATTTTTATATGCGGCACAATGGCAGAATGATGAACGTGCAGAAGGCAATATTGAGTTTATTATCATGGTCATTGAAGACGGTACGTATGCGATGCTTAACCAATTAAGAGAAATGGATAGTCCATATGCACCTTTAATTCAAGCATTAAGAAAGACATTAAAATTATGTTTACAACCCAGCGAAGAGGTGACTGCGCATGCTTAA
- the narI gene encoding respiratory nitrate reductase subunit gamma has protein sequence MLNQFLWVIYPYLCIAIFVIGHIARFRYDQFSWTAKSSEFIEKKRLKWGSLLFHLGIIPVAAGHFVGLVIPPSWLEALGVTHETYHFGAVYIGSIFGIMTLIGMILLTSRRVSVKNIRHLSTASDMVVNFFLLMLVFMGCYATLVTNATTPDFDYRATISVWFRHLFMFNPDANLMTTVPFSFKLHVFLGFGIFALWPFTRLVHVWSVPLSYANRSYIIYRKHKAKS, from the coding sequence ATGCTTAATCAATTTTTATGGGTCATTTACCCTTATTTATGTATTGCGATCTTTGTGATCGGCCATATTGCACGTTTTCGTTATGACCAGTTTTCTTGGACCGCAAAATCGAGTGAATTTATTGAAAAGAAACGTTTGAAATGGGGCAGTTTATTGTTCCATTTAGGTATTATTCCTGTTGCTGCAGGGCACTTTGTAGGTTTGGTTATTCCGCCTTCATGGCTTGAAGCATTAGGTGTGACACATGAAACTTATCATTTCGGAGCTGTTTATATCGGCAGTATCTTTGGTATAATGACTTTGATTGGAATGATTTTGCTAACGTCACGCCGTGTATCGGTTAAAAACATCAGACATCTTAGTACGGCTTCAGATATGGTCGTCAACTTCTTCTTGCTAATGCTTGTGTTTATGGGATGTTATGCGACATTAGTCACAAATGCAACAACACCGGATTTTGATTACCGCGCAACGATTTCAGTATGGTTCAGACATTTATTTATGTTTAATCCGGACGCAAATTTAATGACAACCGTTCCATTTTCATTTAAGCTTCATGTATTCTTAGGTTTTGGTATTTTCGCATTATGGCCGTTTACAAGATTGGTTCATGTGTGGAGTGTACCGCTAAGCTATGCGAACCGAAGCTATATTATTTATCGTAAGCATAAAGCTAAGTCTTAG
- the nreA gene encoding nitrate respiration regulation accessory nitrate sensor NreA — protein sequence MNSVIATEYFNYQAALNDIREEGQFDFAAIALPEDSSHSAVIKWKYASGNINNRYQLIVLRPGKGLAGLVIRTGSRMVIYDVDTALSSNDKLGYPIVLSEALTSMVAIPLWNNNRVYGALLLGQRNGRPLPEGSEDFRIKDKLGSFRDEFNA from the coding sequence TTGAATAGTGTAATTGCGACAGAATATTTTAATTATCAAGCTGCTTTGAATGATATCAGAGAAGAAGGCCAGTTTGATTTTGCAGCGATTGCCTTGCCTGAAGACAGTTCTCATAGTGCTGTCATTAAGTGGAAGTATGCCTCAGGCAATATCAATAACCGCTATCAACTGATCGTATTACGCCCTGGTAAAGGATTAGCAGGTCTTGTTATCCGTACAGGTTCCAGAATGGTTATTTATGATGTAGATACTGCATTAAGTTCTAATGACAAGTTAGGCTATCCCATTGTACTCAGCGAAGCATTGACTTCGATGGTTGCGATTCCGTTATGGAATAATAATCGTGTCTATGGTGCGTTACTGCTCGGCCAAAGAAACGGCCGTCCATTGCCTGAAGGCAGTGAAGATTTCCGCATTAAAGACAAACTAGGGAGTTTTAGAGATGAGTTCAACGCATAA
- the nreB gene encoding nitrate respiration regulation sensor histidine kinase NreB (Involved in the regulation of the the nitrate reductase operon narGHJI), which translates to MSSTHNQEKLKELLTQYYLNTNEKMVFLNKKGQVIALNEAAEEVFSEDNDYSQMTHAICRRCEGYSNEFDLMSCENCFLEALEVGNGSFQVFMRTKDDKIEPFTASYEVIDKTKEIYAFTLHNVSPQIERQDRRYQRLMMQKTISAQENERKRISRELHDGIVQELINVDVELRLLKYQQDKDELIDNSKRIEGLMSRLIDDVRNLSVELRPSSLDDLGLDAAFRSYFKQFEKNYGMHIVYHTDFSSQRFDSEIETVIYRVVQEAMFNALKYAQVDTVYISLYQGEASIIAEVSDQGIGFKLGDKAKGTGLGLFGMNERAELVNGSVNIDSQAGRGTIVTLEVPITDKR; encoded by the coding sequence ATGAGTTCAACGCATAATCAAGAGAAGTTGAAAGAATTATTAACGCAGTATTATTTGAACACTAATGAAAAGATGGTATTTTTAAATAAGAAAGGCCAAGTCATTGCTTTAAATGAAGCTGCTGAAGAAGTCTTTTCCGAAGACAATGATTACAGTCAAATGACGCATGCAATCTGCCGAAGATGCGAAGGTTATTCAAACGAGTTTGACTTAATGTCATGTGAAAACTGCTTCTTAGAAGCGTTGGAAGTCGGCAATGGCAGCTTCCAAGTCTTTATGCGCACCAAAGATGATAAGATTGAACCTTTCACAGCATCTTATGAAGTCATTGATAAAACCAAAGAGATTTATGCATTTACACTGCACAATGTCTCGCCGCAAATCGAACGCCAAGATAGACGCTATCAGCGTCTGATGATGCAAAAAACAATCTCAGCTCAAGAGAATGAGCGCAAGCGTATTTCTCGCGAGCTGCATGATGGTATTGTACAAGAATTGATTAACGTAGATGTGGAATTGCGTTTATTGAAGTACCAGCAAGACAAGGATGAATTGATTGATAACTCTAAACGTATTGAAGGATTGATGTCGCGTTTAATCGATGATGTACGCAACCTATCTGTAGAACTGCGTCCTTCATCACTCGATGATCTGGGATTGGATGCTGCGTTTCGCTCTTACTTCAAACAATTCGAAAAGAATTACGGAATGCATATTGTGTATCATACCGATTTCTCATCGCAGCGTTTTGACAGCGAAATCGAAACCGTCATCTACCGCGTTGTTCAAGAAGCTATGTTTAACGCATTAAAATATGCGCAAGTAGACACAGTTTATATCTCGCTTTATCAAGGCGAAGCATCGATAATAGCTGAAGTCAGTGATCAGGGAATTGGATTTAAATTAGGAGATAAGGCGAAGGGCACAGGACTCGGTCTGTTCGGTATGAATGAACGTGCTGAACTGGTCAATGGTTCTGTCAATATTGATTCGCAAGCAGGACGCGGAACAATTGTAACGTTAGAAGTTCCAATAACTGATAAACGATAG
- a CDS encoding NarK/NasA family nitrate transporter: MNKSKGGLQLTVQTLSLVAGFMVWSIIAPLMPLISQDIKITSGQISIVLAIPVILGSVLRIPFGYLTNIIGAKWVFFSSFIILLVPIFLLSQAQSVNMLMIAGFFLGVGGAIFSVGVTSIPKYFPKEKVGLANGIYGMGNLGTAVSSFLAPPIAGMIGWQSTVRLYLIVMAVFAILMFFLGDAKEPKVKIPLIAQTKDLMKGLRLYYLSLWYFITFGSFVAFGIFLPKYLVDHFELTSVDAGIRAGVFIAIATTLRPLGGIIGDKIDAVKALKIDFIIMIIGAAILGFADDIFFFTVGCLMISACAGIGNGLVFKLVPHYFQKEAGVANGIVSMMGGLGGFFPPLVITYVTSLTGTSHLAFIFLALFGVIALITMWHLSKRNRALV, from the coding sequence ATGAACAAATCAAAAGGTGGTTTACAATTAACTGTCCAAACCTTGAGTTTGGTTGCTGGTTTCATGGTTTGGAGTATTATCGCTCCATTAATGCCGTTAATTTCACAAGATATTAAAATTACCAGCGGACAAATTTCTATTGTACTCGCGATTCCAGTTATTTTAGGATCTGTACTGCGTATTCCATTCGGCTATTTGACGAATATCATCGGTGCCAAATGGGTCTTCTTCTCCAGCTTTATTATTTTGCTCGTTCCAATCTTTTTATTAAGCCAAGCGCAATCTGTAAATATGTTAATGATTGCTGGATTCTTCTTAGGTGTCGGGGGCGCTATTTTCTCAGTAGGTGTTACATCTATTCCTAAATATTTCCCTAAAGAAAAAGTCGGGTTAGCTAACGGTATTTATGGTATGGGTAACCTCGGTACTGCGGTATCTTCTTTCTTAGCACCGCCGATTGCAGGTATGATCGGTTGGCAATCTACAGTAAGACTTTACTTGATTGTAATGGCAGTATTTGCGATTTTAATGTTCTTCTTAGGTGATGCGAAAGAACCTAAAGTTAAAATTCCTCTAATCGCACAAACAAAAGATTTAATGAAAGGCTTGCGTTTATACTACTTAAGCTTATGGTATTTCATCACATTCGGTTCATTCGTCGCATTCGGTATCTTCTTACCGAAATATTTAGTGGACCACTTCGAACTTACATCTGTCGATGCGGGTATCAGAGCAGGGGTCTTCATCGCAATTGCGACGACGCTTAGACCTTTAGGCGGTATTATCGGAGACAAAATCGATGCTGTCAAAGCATTGAAAATCGACTTCATTATTATGATTATCGGCGCTGCGATTTTAGGCTTTGCGGATGATATATTTTTCTTCACAGTCGGTTGTTTGATGATCAGTGCATGTGCGGGTATCGGTAACGGATTAGTCTTTAAATTAGTACCGCATTATTTCCAAAAAGAAGCAGGTGTCGCAAACGGTATTGTGTCTATGATGGGCGGACTTGGAGGTTTCTTCCCGCCATTAGTTATTACTTATGTGACAAGCTTAACAGGTACGAGTCACTTAGCATTTATCTTCCTAGCATTGTTTGGAGTCATTGCGTTAATTACAATGTGGCATTTAAGCAAAAGAAATCGTGCCTTAGTTTAA
- a CDS encoding FtsW/RodA/SpoVE family cell cycle protein — MKKFLISTRIAMKGVDLSLIVTFILLGLIGIVMVYSASMVPASKGSLTGGLPVSSDHFMKRQAIYFFIGLIIIFFAQFVRIDFFKSSNVQIVLLFGTFFLLALTLLIGKEINGSKNWLSLGFFSLQSSEFLKLASIFYFSYIIDRRLNSRWDYKVKHLIPPLLLLGFGLVLVLLQGDLGGTMLTVAIIACILLYSDIKNKVKLQILGIAMIPIVMYLSYTLLFDAKNIYRLNRINVFLNPFKYENSEGYQLTNALISIGNGKFLGKGLGNGISKLGYLPEPHTDFIFTVLSEELGLIGVFFVLALYGFIVAKCLIYANRTKNHFYKSICIGIGSYIFIQAFVNIGGVSGVIPLTGVTLPLLSYGGSSMLSVSIAFAALIMTTRKINRDRNLPAKTKPYIIK, encoded by the coding sequence GTGAAGAAATTTCTCATATCCACACGGATTGCTATGAAAGGCGTAGACCTGAGTTTGATTGTGACCTTTATCCTGCTCGGCTTAATAGGAATTGTCATGGTTTACAGTGCAAGTATGGTGCCTGCTTCAAAAGGCTCTTTGACCGGCGGTCTCCCTGTTTCAAGCGACCATTTTATGAAGCGCCAAGCCATCTACTTTTTCATCGGTTTGATTATCATCTTTTTTGCACAGTTTGTCAGAATTGATTTTTTCAAATCATCCAATGTTCAAATCGTATTATTATTCGGTACCTTCTTCTTACTCGCTTTAACTTTATTAATCGGTAAAGAAATCAACGGTTCGAAAAACTGGCTCAGCTTAGGATTCTTCAGCCTTCAATCCTCAGAGTTTTTAAAACTCGCTTCAATCTTTTATTTCTCATACATTATAGACAGACGCTTAAATTCACGATGGGATTATAAAGTTAAGCATTTGATTCCGCCCTTGCTGCTGCTGGGCTTCGGGTTAGTTCTCGTCTTGCTTCAAGGCGACTTAGGCGGTACGATGCTGACTGTCGCGATTATCGCTTGTATACTGCTTTACTCTGATATCAAAAATAAAGTAAAGCTTCAAATTCTCGGCATTGCGATGATACCTATTGTTATGTATTTGAGTTACACATTATTGTTTGATGCGAAAAACATTTACCGCTTAAATCGGATTAACGTCTTCTTGAATCCATTCAAGTATGAAAACAGTGAAGGCTATCAATTAACCAATGCCTTAATATCTATCGGCAACGGCAAATTCTTAGGCAAAGGTCTCGGCAATGGTATTTCAAAACTCGGTTATTTGCCAGAGCCTCATACTGACTTTATCTTTACAGTCTTATCCGAAGAATTGGGATTGATTGGTGTGTTCTTTGTTTTAGCACTCTACGGCTTTATCGTAGCCAAGTGTTTAATCTATGCGAACCGCACGAAGAACCACTTCTACAAATCGATTTGTATTGGTATCGGCAGCTATATCTTTATTCAAGCTTTCGTCAATATCGGCGGTGTTTCTGGAGTCATTCCATTAACAGGTGTAACATTGCCGCTATTAAGCTACGGCGGTTCTTCCATGTTAAGTGTCAGTATTGCATTTGCAGCATTGATCATGACCACACGCAAAATCAACCGTGACCGCAATCTCCCGGCTAAAACAAAACCATACATTATTAAATAA
- a CDS encoding hydroxymethylglutaryl-CoA synthase, whose amino-acid sequence MTIGIDQLNFYIPNFYVDMAELAKARDVDPNKFLIGIGQTEMAVSPVSQDIVSMGANAAQPIITEQDKKNITMVIVATESAIDSAKASAVQIHHLLGIQPFARCLEMKEACYAATPAIQMAKDYLVPRPNEKVLVIASDTARYGLNSGGEPTQGAGAVAMVISHNPRIAELHDDSVAFTEDVYDFWRPSGEIYPLVDGKLSKDAYIHSFQESWNEYAKRYHKSLSDFAALCFHVPFTKMGQKALDSILTDTASEDTQARLNDSYKSATDYNRYVGNIYTGSLYLSLISLLENHDLNAGDHIGLFSYGSGSVGEFYTATLSDGFKDALDVEAHQAMLKNRKALSVEEYETFFKRFDNLEFDHDRELEVEPKGNFYLKEVSDNIRYYDTVK is encoded by the coding sequence ATGACAATTGGTATCGACCAACTTAATTTTTATATTCCGAACTTCTACGTAGATATGGCTGAATTAGCAAAAGCACGCGACGTAGACCCAAACAAGTTTCTGATTGGAATCGGCCAGACTGAAATGGCTGTAAGCCCGGTCAGTCAAGACATTGTGTCTATGGGTGCTAACGCTGCTCAACCTATCATAACAGAACAAGACAAGAAAAATATTACGATGGTGATCGTTGCGACAGAATCTGCAATTGATTCCGCAAAAGCCTCTGCTGTACAAATTCATCATCTGTTGGGAATTCAACCTTTTGCACGTTGTCTCGAGATGAAAGAAGCATGTTATGCTGCGACACCAGCGATTCAAATGGCAAAAGATTATTTAGTACCACGTCCTAATGAAAAAGTATTAGTCATCGCAAGTGATACAGCGCGTTACGGACTGAACAGCGGCGGTGAACCGACACAAGGTGCTGGTGCAGTCGCTATGGTAATCAGCCACAACCCGCGCATCGCCGAATTACATGATGATTCAGTTGCATTTACAGAAGACGTTTACGATTTCTGGCGACCATCTGGTGAAATTTACCCGCTTGTTGACGGTAAATTATCTAAAGATGCTTATATCCACTCTTTCCAAGAAAGCTGGAACGAATACGCGAAACGTTATCATAAATCATTGTCTGACTTTGCTGCGCTATGCTTCCATGTTCCCTTCACAAAGATGGGTCAAAAAGCACTTGATTCTATTCTAACAGATACAGCGTCAGAAGATACACAAGCAAGACTAAATGACAGCTATAAATCTGCAACCGATTACAATCGTTATGTCGGCAACATTTATACAGGCTCATTATATCTCAGCTTGATTTCACTTCTTGAAAACCATGACCTTAACGCAGGCGATCACATCGGATTGTTCAGTTACGGTTCAGGTTCAGTCGGCGAATTCTATACTGCTACACTTTCAGATGGATTCAAAGATGCGTTAGATGTAGAAGCACATCAAGCCATGCTGAAAAACCGCAAAGCACTTTCTGTTGAAGAATATGAAACTTTCTTCAAACGCTTCGACAATTTAGAATTTGATCATGATCGCGAATTAGAAGTTGAACCTAAAGGTAATTTCTACCTTAAAGAAGTTTCAGACAATATTCGTTATTATGATACCGTAAAATAG
- a CDS encoding thiolase family protein: protein MSKIAIVSAKRTPVGKFRGKLRDYSAVQLGTIALEAAIDAIQLPKDQIENVIFGNVLQAGNGQNPARQILVNAGLPTTTPGMTINEVCGSGLKAVILGKQLIQLGEAKVVAVGGVESMTNAPKLVLPGQEKPVPSFMHDGLTDAFENVPMGITAERIADQYKVTREQQDEFAVKSHKKAFEASEAGKYDQEMIPLKDADGEEMTTDEGIRGNSNVEKLATLDTIFKEDGTVTAGNASSINDGASALILMDADYARENGYEIMGILGDYAEVGCDPEIMGIAPFYAVSKLLEKTGQTINDIDLVEMTEAFAVQSIAVQDNLHIPDEKLNIYGGAVAIGHPIGASGARLVTSLVHELHQENKKNGIATACIGGGLGLALEVEKGE, encoded by the coding sequence ATGAGCAAAATCGCAATTGTAAGTGCAAAACGTACACCAGTAGGTAAATTCAGAGGGAAATTAAGAGATTATTCTGCAGTACAACTTGGCACCATCGCTCTAGAGGCAGCCATCGATGCTATCCAACTGCCGAAAGATCAAATTGAAAATGTTATTTTCGGTAATGTCTTGCAAGCAGGCAATGGCCAAAACCCTGCACGTCAGATTTTAGTGAATGCAGGTCTGCCTACAACCACTCCTGGAATGACTATTAATGAAGTATGCGGATCTGGTTTGAAAGCTGTAATTCTAGGCAAACAACTGATTCAATTAGGGGAAGCAAAAGTTGTTGCTGTCGGCGGTGTTGAAAGTATGACCAATGCACCGAAACTTGTTTTGCCGGGCCAAGAAAAACCTGTGCCGAGTTTCATGCATGACGGTTTAACAGATGCATTTGAAAATGTACCGATGGGTATTACAGCTGAACGTATTGCTGATCAATATAAAGTGACTCGCGAACAACAAGATGAATTTGCAGTCAAATCACATAAAAAAGCATTTGAAGCATCAGAAGCAGGCAAATATGACCAAGAAATGATTCCGTTAAAAGATGCTGATGGGGAAGAAATGACAACGGATGAAGGTATCCGCGGCAACAGCAATGTGGAAAAACTTGCGACATTGGATACAATCTTCAAAGAAGACGGTACAGTAACAGCAGGCAACGCTTCAAGTATCAATGACGGTGCTTCAGCACTGATTTTAATGGATGCGGACTATGCACGTGAAAACGGCTATGAAATTATGGGTATTTTAGGCGACTATGCAGAAGTAGGCTGTGATCCTGAAATTATGGGTATTGCACCATTCTACGCAGTATCTAAATTGCTTGAGAAAACAGGTCAAACGATTAATGATATCGACTTAGTAGAAATGACTGAAGCTTTCGCAGTACAAAGTATTGCAGTTCAAGATAATCTGCATATTCCGGATGAGAAATTGAATATTTACGGCGGTGCGGTCGCAATCGGACATCCGATTGGTGCTTCAGGTGCGCGTCTGGTAACTTCGCTTGTGCATGAATTGCATCAAGAAAACAAAAAGAACGGTATCGCAACAGCGTGTATCGGCGGCGGCTTAGGTTTAGCATTAGAAGTTGAAAAAGGAGAGTAG